The window CTGCACCAAAGAAATTAAGTATTATAGAGTAATTGAACACATTGATAATCAAGATAGTGGAATGAACCTTTCTGATTATGCGAACATTGGGTGATTGAATCAACAAGAAAGAACAGGTCAACTTTACGATGAAAACTGGGCTCACTTTCCAACTTCCGGATGAGAAGTTCAACAACCTGCACACAAATTATGTATTCTAAAATTCTCTCCAAAAAGTAGTCTCCAATAGAATTTTGACATTATGAACATCATATGCAATAATTaccattttgttttattacaGTTGCAAATAATATATAACTTTGGGGTTGAACAAGCTCATCTTGACATTGTTGAACCAGCACCAAAGATAAATAAgcatattatttaacttactTCATTTGCAATGCCATACTTGGCACAATCAATAGCAAGGCGAGTTGCACGTCCAATACTTTCTTTGGTCCTTGATAAAGTCTCTATCATTCCTTCAAAAGCATCTCGTGCAACAGCTGCCTCAGTACCACCACTGAGAGACCCTCCAGCTGCCATGTGTCCTGAACTGGCTCTTCTCTCTTCAATATCTTCAGCATCCTGTTGATTTTGAGCTGACTGGCGACCAAGAGTTGGAGAAACAACATTTGTGCGATGAGCAAATCCCTGCACGTCAGCCTGCATTACATTGTTGATTGCAGATGGAAAAGGCTGAACCGCAGGACTGGGGCTTGCCCCCTGAACATCAGAAATCGACACAGAAACAGAACTGGGATTTCCAAGAGAATATTGCTGAGAGTGGGCTTGTCTCCTTTTCGCCTGAGCTGCTGCTATAAGATGTTTCATAGACATAGCAGAATCCGGAGTCTTGGAATCAATCAATGAACTGCTTCTATCTTCTCTAATGACATCCAATCTGCATACAATGAAGATTAATATAATACCTCGAAGAAAAAGGAttaattcaatataataaaaataacaacaaCAAATATTTTGCAGAGCCATACTCCATTGAACTTTCAGTAACAAAAGTGGTGTCATTTGCACGTGAAATTGCTTTTGGCGTAGATTTCAGCCTTTCTACAGAAGAAGCTTGCCTATTTCTTTGACTCAAAGCCTGATTTTGAGAAGACTTTGAACCATCAGTAATAACACCCAATCCCTTAACAGAGCCAGACAGAGCCTTTTTCTGGGTTTCATTGGTGGAAACCTTAACAGTAGATTTAATAGTTCTCTGCTGTTCAACAACCGATTTGGTGGCAGAAACCAGATGAGGAGACTTCCTTGGGGAAATCAAAACTGGTTTAGCCTCCTTGGAAGACAGCTGCTCTGGTTCTGATCTTTCAACAGTTTGTGGTCGAACAGGTGACACAAAATCATTTGCCAATTGTGGAGAAGCCTCCTTGGGACCGCTATTCTCAAATCGGGTGGAATCTCCAACACTACGTTGAGCAGTGAGAGCACTCACATGATTTTCATCAATGCTCTTTGAAGCATCAGAAACAACAGAAGTTACCTTAACATTCCTGGCAGATCCTCCATGAACTGGAGTTTTGggatcttcttcttcatcatcatcaaaaaggcaAACAGCTCTCCGCCTTTTGGACAATTGGGTAGCTGGAACTCTCATATTATTAGAACTTGAAGTATCATTCTTCAATTCAACAGGATTTTTCCCAATTTTACCATTAGAATTAATAGAGGCAGAATCAGACATAGCCTCCAGAGCCCGCCGACGGCGCTTTGATAAAGGCAGCACCGCTTCATCACCAGAAACATCAGAACTAATGGCTGTTGGGGCTCTCAATGCTAAAACATGAGATGTGGATTTTTTTAACTCTGCTTGTTTAGCAGCTTTGTCGTTGACATTGTTAGAACTTGGAGAATTACTTTTCACGTTTTTGGCAAGTGATCCCTTGGAAGCATCATTTTTCATATCTACAAACTTTGACTTTTTGGCAGGATGTAAAATTTCATCTGTTCCCAGTTTAGACTTTCCAATTCCAGGTTcaccccttttcttttttccagtAGTCTCACCTTTGGAATTGGTGACAGCATCCTGTACATCATCAGTGGCCTTGAAGTTGCTTTTCGTTTTCAGCAATTGCTTTGCTTTTTTACCACCAGTATAATTAGAATCTAATTTGGGAGCATCTGGTGAGAATTTTCTTATACTGCTGCCAGAGACTTTGCCTTTTACTCTATCTTTCGGTTGCTCCTCAGAATCATGCCGATCAAGAGAACCACCAGATTTATCATCCTTCAAAAATGTTGCAGCTGAGCTGCTGCTTTTGTGTCCTTCGACAAAAACCTCAGTTCCTTTCTTAAACCCAGAAGCCATCTTCTTTGACTTCTGATCGTCCCTCAATGTTTTCTTAGTACAATTGACAGTTGCAATTTTATCACCAGAAAATTCCTCCTTTATATGAGAAGGCTCATCTAAAGATGATGGAAATAACACCTCCGTTTTAGGTTGTTCAccatttgatattttatgtTTCACCTCAGAAGACATGATCAGAAAAGAGCAATCATCCGCATGACCTGAAATTGAGGGCTTTATATcttcactattaatttcaccTCTGCATGAACAGCGCTCCAAATTAGAAGCAAGATCACCTTTTCCCTCGCTAGTGGTTTCTCTGCCAGGTGCAACTGCACCTGTTCCATTCTTTAAGTCAACCTCTGCCCCATCATCCTCAGTCCCATCAACAGATGAAGCCTCACAGCCCGGTGTTGATCTATCAGTTTCATCTCTCAAACCACTCCACTTCTCTTCATGTAATTCATCAAATGCCACACAAATTTCCTTCACAGCTTGGACAAAGTGCTTAGTTCTAACCTGACACTTAGCAGACAGTTTACTCTTTGTCTCACTAGTAAATGCCTGAATATCACCAGGAGCAACAAAAGCTctgtaaaagaagaaaaacatatAGGGAAAGTAAGAAACTAGAACACAAGTGAACTAGAGTTCAAAGAGTAGTGTAAGAGAAAATAATGGCACATGCACGCATCTCTTGGCTAGGAATGAACAACAATGCTCCTTTTTACACTCAAAATGCAGTCAAAAACTTCAATAATGTAATATGAAAATCCCAAATATATAAACTAGTGATGCATGCTTTAAGGAGAAActaatatgaaaatttcaaatttatcaacTTTCTCACATGTGAAATGAACATGATGCTGAAGGAATATGAGAAAAGACACCTGAAACtattaaaaagaaacagaaagaaCAAATTCTGATCTTCAACAGATTTAAAGATATCTTCTAAATAGTTAAGGAGAAGAACATCATCATCCCAACATTATGATTCgataaaagaataaagtttTCCATTCGAGGTTTAAAATTTAAGCCTTACAGCTTAAGGATGACTATAAATATGCAAATATGGATGCACCGAACATTCAAGgatttagaagaaaaaaaccaaTAGAAGTCCTGAACAGACGATCATGTCCACAATACCCATATTCCCAGAACCACTTCCAGGTTTCCCCATAAATAAACCACCTCTGCAAATGTTTCTAATGACAACTCCAACTGTACTTGTTTTTAGGGCATTTAAAATACCATTACTCAAAGGCTTCCGAGCATATCATGTGTAAACCACCCCACAATGACAATTAACAA is drawn from Theobroma cacao cultivar B97-61/B2 chromosome 4, Criollo_cocoa_genome_V2, whole genome shotgun sequence and contains these coding sequences:
- the LOC18602706 gene encoding ENHANCER OF AG-4 protein 2 isoform X1 is translated as MAGSRRKGGNKAKVKNLSLGDLVLAKVKGFPPWPAKISRPEDWEREPDPKKYFVQFFGTQEIAFVAPGDIQAFTSETKSKLSAKCQVRTKHFVQAVKEICVAFDELHEEKWSGLRDETDRSTPGCEASSVDGTEDDGAEVDLKNGTGAVAPGRETTSEGKGDLASNLERCSCRGEINSEDIKPSISGHADDCSFLIMSSEVKHKISNGEQPKTEVLFPSSLDEPSHIKEEFSGDKIATVNCTKKTLRDDQKSKKMASGFKKGTEVFVEGHKSSSSAATFLKDDKSGGSLDRHDSEEQPKDRVKGKVSGSSIRKFSPDAPKLDSNYTGGKKAKQLLKTKSNFKATDDVQDAVTNSKGETTGKKKRGEPGIGKSKLGTDEILHPAKKSKFVDMKNDASKGSLAKNVKSNSPSSNNVNDKAAKQAELKKSTSHVLALRAPTAISSDVSGDEAVLPLSKRRRRALEAMSDSASINSNGKIGKNPVELKNDTSSSNNMRVPATQLSKRRRAVCLFDDDEEEDPKTPVHGGSARNVKVTSVVSDASKSIDENHVSALTAQRSVGDSTRFENSGPKEASPQLANDFVSPVRPQTVERSEPEQLSSKEAKPVLISPRKSPHLVSATKSVVEQQRTIKSTVKVSTNETQKKALSGSVKGLGVITDGSKSSQNQALSQRNRQASSVERLKSTPKAISRANDTTFVTESSMELDVIREDRSSSLIDSKTPDSAMSMKHLIAAAQAKRRQAHSQQYSLGNPSSVSVSISDVQGASPSPAVQPFPSAINNVMQADVQGFAHRTNVVSPTLGRQSAQNQQDAEDIEERRASSGHMAAGGSLSGGTEAAVARDAFEGMIETLSRTKESIGRATRLAIDCAKYGIANEVVELLIRKLESEPSFHRKVDLFFLVDSITQCSHNQKGIAGASYIPTVQTALPRLLGAAAPPGASARENRRQCLKVLRLWLERKIFPESILRRYMDDIGVSNDDTISGFSLRRPSRAERAIDDPIREMEGMLVDEYGSNATFQLPGFLTSNAFEDEEEEDLSSSPCREAADASPLEQAHALGESETCTVTPSDRRHCILEDVDGELEMEDVSGHPKDDRPSFINDSLETDLQHSTDRIMEPATNSSNEFPPLPEGSPPLPPDSPPPPPPLPPSPPPPPPPPPPSSPSPPPPPPPLPTQPPPPPVPPSCPPPPFVPQPPPPVPTQPSLLSQPMLPPQSSIQSSPQLAYQPPVPHEFRGTPNGNQIVQMAGNTSHGGHIDAAMKSELFPQQSPCFPTGVCNSREPSGYNSSRPLEYGHNEMYLNAQSSQPSQQFQPGNTGFVQRPLHPSLPQTSSSHFSFTKPAMPPHPQHSYPPQYPLPSQHDGRRPFLADEQWRMPPAGEYNTDNQRGGWIAGRNPSPAGPLFVQEGYFRPPVERPPSNNMGFPITSTNNLPAGAPNSGHGVSQMMPCRPDSSAINCWRPA
- the LOC18602706 gene encoding ENHANCER OF AG-4 protein 2 isoform X2 codes for the protein MSSEVKHKISNGEQPKTEVLFPSSLDEPSHIKEEFSGDKIATVNCTKKTLRDDQKSKKMASGFKKGTEVFVEGHKSSSSAATFLKDDKSGGSLDRHDSEEQPKDRVKGKVSGSSIRKFSPDAPKLDSNYTGGKKAKQLLKTKSNFKATDDVQDAVTNSKGETTGKKKRGEPGIGKSKLGTDEILHPAKKSKFVDMKNDASKGSLAKNVKSNSPSSNNVNDKAAKQAELKKSTSHVLALRAPTAISSDVSGDEAVLPLSKRRRRALEAMSDSASINSNGKIGKNPVELKNDTSSSNNMRVPATQLSKRRRAVCLFDDDEEEDPKTPVHGGSARNVKVTSVVSDASKSIDENHVSALTAQRSVGDSTRFENSGPKEASPQLANDFVSPVRPQTVERSEPEQLSSKEAKPVLISPRKSPHLVSATKSVVEQQRTIKSTVKVSTNETQKKALSGSVKGLGVITDGSKSSQNQALSQRNRQASSVERLKSTPKAISRANDTTFVTESSMELDVIREDRSSSLIDSKTPDSAMSMKHLIAAAQAKRRQAHSQQYSLGNPSSVSVSISDVQGASPSPAVQPFPSAINNVMQADVQGFAHRTNVVSPTLGRQSAQNQQDAEDIEERRASSGHMAAGGSLSGGTEAAVARDAFEGMIETLSRTKESIGRATRLAIDCAKYGIANEVVELLIRKLESEPSFHRKVDLFFLVDSITQCSHNQKGIAGASYIPTVQTALPRLLGAAAPPGASARENRRQCLKVLRLWLERKIFPESILRRYMDDIGVSNDDTISGFSLRRPSRAERAIDDPIREMEGMLVDEYGSNATFQLPGFLTSNAFEDEEEEDLSSSPCREAADASPLEQAHALGESETCTVTPSDRRHCILEDVDGELEMEDVSGHPKDDRPSFINDSLETDLQHSTDRIMEPATNSSNEFPPLPEGSPPLPPDSPPPPPPLPPSPPPPPPPPPPSSPSPPPPPPPLPTQPPPPPVPPSCPPPPFVPQPPPPVPTQPSLLSQPMLPPQSSIQSSPQLAYQPPVPHEFRGTPNGNQIVQMAGNTSHGGHIDAAMKSELFPQQSPCFPTGVCNSREPSGYNSSRPLEYGHNEMYLNAQSSQPSQQFQPGNTGFVQRPLHPSLPQTSSSHFSFTKPAMPPHPQHSYPPQYPLPSQHDGRRPFLADEQWRMPPAGEYNTDNQRGGWIAGRNPSPAGPLFVQEGYFRPPVERPPSNNMGFPITSTNNLPAGAPNSGHGVSQMMPCRPDSSAINCWRPA